From Cellulomonas dongxiuzhuiae, the proteins below share one genomic window:
- the map gene encoding type I methionyl aminopeptidase: MFGRERVEYKTPEQVAVMRRAGLVVADALDAVRTALAPGVTTARLDAVAEDVITSAGATPSFLGYHGYPASLCVSVNDEIVHGIPGSRVLQPGDVVSVDCGAIVDGWHGDSAFTVVLDPADPADVELANATEDAMWAGIAALATGERLGAVGEAVEEVVEAAAARGAADPFGIVEDYVGHGIGTAMHQPPDVPNFRTRDRGLKLRPGLCVAVEPMLVRGDQANHTLTDDWTVVTDDGSRAAHWEHTVALLEDGIVVLTARDGGAARLRALGVDVATL; this comes from the coding sequence GTGTTCGGACGCGAGCGCGTCGAGTACAAGACCCCGGAGCAGGTCGCCGTCATGCGGCGTGCCGGCCTGGTCGTGGCGGACGCGCTCGACGCCGTCCGTACCGCCCTGGCGCCGGGTGTGACGACGGCCCGGCTCGACGCCGTGGCCGAGGACGTCATCACGTCCGCCGGTGCCACGCCGTCCTTCCTCGGCTACCACGGGTACCCCGCGTCGCTGTGCGTCTCCGTCAACGACGAGATCGTCCACGGGATCCCGGGCTCGCGCGTGCTCCAGCCCGGTGACGTCGTCTCCGTGGACTGCGGCGCGATCGTCGACGGCTGGCACGGCGACTCCGCCTTCACCGTCGTCCTCGACCCCGCCGATCCCGCGGACGTCGAGCTCGCGAACGCGACCGAGGACGCCATGTGGGCCGGTATCGCGGCGCTCGCCACGGGGGAGCGGCTGGGCGCGGTGGGGGAGGCCGTCGAGGAGGTCGTCGAGGCCGCCGCCGCGCGCGGTGCGGCAGACCCGTTCGGCATCGTCGAGGACTACGTCGGCCACGGGATCGGCACGGCCATGCACCAGCCGCCCGACGTCCCGAACTTCCGGACCCGCGACCGCGGGCTCAAGCTCCGGCCGGGGCTGTGCGTGGCGGTCGAGCCGATGCTGGTCCGTGGTGACCAGGCGAACCACACCCTGACCGACGACTGGACCGTCGTCACCGACGACGGCTCCCGGGCGGCGCACTGGGAGCACACCGTCGCGCTGCTCGAGGACGGCATCGTCGTGCTCACCGCGCGGGACGGCGGTGCCGCTCGGCTGCGCGCGCTCGGCGTCGACGTCGCCACGCTCTGA
- the rplQ gene encoding 50S ribosomal protein L17, which produces MPTPTKGPRLGGSPAHERLILANLATALFEHRRITTTETKAKRLRPLAERLITFAKRGDLHARRRVMTVVKDKGVVHTLFTEIAPAVADRQGGYTRITKIGPRKGDNAPMAVIELVLEPLSPKQAVVKEATRATEKAAPKKAAKSEDKPVEDAPVEDAPVEDAKVEDAPVEDAPVEDAKA; this is translated from the coding sequence ATGCCCACGCCCACCAAGGGTCCCAGGCTCGGTGGCAGCCCGGCGCACGAGCGGCTCATCCTCGCGAACCTCGCGACGGCGCTGTTCGAGCACCGGCGGATCACGACCACGGAGACGAAGGCCAAGCGCCTGCGCCCCCTGGCCGAGCGCCTCATCACGTTCGCCAAGCGCGGCGACCTGCACGCACGTCGTCGCGTGATGACCGTCGTCAAGGACAAGGGTGTCGTGCACACCCTGTTCACGGAGATCGCGCCGGCCGTGGCCGACCGCCAGGGCGGCTACACGCGCATCACCAAGATCGGCCCGCGCAAGGGCGACAACGCCCCCATGGCCGTCATCGAGCTCGTCCTGGAGCCGCTGTCGCCCAAGCAGGCCGTCGTCAAGGAGGCCACGCGCGCCACCGAGAAGGCAGCGCCCAAGAAGGCGGCGAAGTCCGAGGACAAGCCCGTCGAGGACGCCCCCGTCGAGGACGCTCCGGTCGAGGACGCCAAGGTCGAGGACGCCCCGGTCGAGGACGCTCCCGTCGAGGACGCCAAGGCCTGA
- a CDS encoding ATP-binding cassette domain-containing protein: MGHLDVGGVGYTLPDGRPLLHDVTFRVGDGARVALVGPNGVGKSTLLRIVTGDTAAHAGSVQRSGGLGVMRQDVGRIDDERSVRDLLAGLAPPAVREAAAELAAAELAMMEVDDEPTQMRYAQALADWADVGGYEAEVGWDRVTDAVLSLPFERAQHRYVRTLSGGEQKRLVLEALLRGPDEVLLLDEPDNALDVPTKRWLEDRLVASGRTVLFVSHDRELLARVATHVATLEPAEGGARVWVHGGGFATYAQARADRRARHEELLRRWEEEHAQLRELVVTLKTKAAFNDGLASRYQAAQTRLRKFEEAGPPAVLARDQQVSVRLRGGRTAKRAVVAQDLELTGLMRPFDLEVWYGERVAVLGANGSGKSHFLRLLAAGGSDPEHAPAGDVPVAPVAHTGSVVLGSRVRPGWFAQNHAHPELVGRTLLEVLHRGDGHRAGLGREAASRALDRYELVAAAEQRYETLSGGQQARLQILLLELGGATLLLLDEPTDNLDLHSAEALEAGLAAFDGTVLAVTHDRWFTRTFDRYLVFGSDGSVLETPEPVWDAGRVQRVR; this comes from the coding sequence ATGGGCCATCTCGACGTCGGCGGTGTCGGCTACACGCTCCCCGACGGGCGTCCCCTCCTGCACGACGTGACGTTCCGGGTCGGTGACGGTGCGCGCGTGGCGCTCGTCGGGCCCAACGGGGTCGGCAAGTCGACGCTGCTGCGCATCGTCACGGGCGACACGGCGGCGCACGCGGGCTCGGTGCAGCGCAGCGGCGGTCTGGGCGTCATGCGGCAGGACGTCGGACGCATCGACGACGAGCGCAGCGTGCGTGACCTGCTCGCCGGCCTCGCGCCCCCGGCGGTCCGCGAGGCCGCGGCGGAGCTCGCAGCCGCCGAGCTGGCCATGATGGAGGTGGACGACGAGCCGACGCAGATGCGGTACGCGCAGGCGCTCGCGGACTGGGCGGACGTCGGCGGGTACGAGGCCGAGGTGGGCTGGGACCGGGTGACGGACGCGGTGCTCTCGCTGCCGTTCGAGCGTGCGCAGCACCGGTACGTGCGCACGCTGTCCGGCGGCGAGCAGAAGCGGCTCGTGCTGGAGGCGCTGCTGCGCGGGCCGGACGAGGTCCTGCTGCTCGACGAGCCCGACAACGCCCTGGACGTGCCGACCAAGCGCTGGCTCGAGGACCGGCTCGTCGCGAGCGGCCGCACGGTCCTGTTCGTCAGCCACGACCGCGAGCTCCTGGCACGCGTGGCGACCCACGTCGCCACGCTCGAGCCGGCCGAGGGCGGGGCGCGCGTCTGGGTGCACGGTGGTGGCTTCGCGACGTACGCGCAGGCGCGCGCGGACCGGCGCGCACGTCACGAGGAGCTGCTGCGGCGCTGGGAGGAGGAGCACGCGCAGCTGCGCGAGCTCGTCGTGACGCTCAAGACGAAGGCCGCGTTCAACGACGGCCTGGCCTCGCGCTACCAGGCCGCGCAGACGCGGCTGCGCAAGTTCGAGGAGGCCGGGCCGCCGGCCGTCCTGGCGCGGGACCAGCAGGTGAGCGTGCGGCTGCGGGGCGGGCGGACGGCCAAGCGTGCCGTCGTCGCGCAGGACCTGGAGCTCACGGGGCTGATGCGGCCGTTCGACCTCGAGGTCTGGTACGGCGAGCGCGTCGCGGTGCTGGGGGCGAACGGCTCAGGCAAGTCCCACTTCCTGCGGCTGCTCGCCGCCGGCGGCTCCGACCCCGAGCACGCGCCCGCGGGTGACGTGCCGGTCGCGCCCGTCGCCCACACGGGGTCGGTCGTGCTGGGGTCGCGCGTGCGGCCCGGGTGGTTCGCGCAGAACCACGCGCACCCCGAGCTCGTGGGGCGCACGCTGCTGGAGGTCCTGCACCGGGGTGACGGCCACCGCGCCGGACTGGGCCGCGAGGCCGCGAGCCGCGCGCTGGACCGGTACGAGCTCGTCGCGGCGGCTGAGCAGCGGTACGAGACGCTGTCGGGCGGTCAGCAGGCGCGGCTGCAGATCCTGCTCCTGGAGCTCGGCGGCGCGACCCTGCTGCTCCTCGACGAGCCCACCGACAACCTCGACCTGCACTCGGCCGAGGCCCTCGAGGCGGGGCTCGCGGCGTTCGACGGCACGGTGCTCGCGGTGACGCACGACCGGTGGTTCACGCGCACGTTCGACCGCTACCTGGTGTTCGGGTCCGACGGCTCGGTGCTCGAGACGCCGGAGCCCGTGTGGGACGCGGGGCGGGTGCAGCGCGTACGGTAG
- a CDS encoding peptide deformylase: MSESDRIARDLARRTLDAARAAGPDAVAPIVQAGHPVLRAVARPYDGGLGADELTELLALMRRTMRAAPGVGLAAPQIGIPLALAVVEDPGAGDGEVADVRERAPLAYRVLVDPSYEPVDDDQVAFYEGCLSVVGYQAVVARARTVRLTGLDETGARVDEVLRGWPARIVQHETDHLRGTLYVDRAITRSLSATDAWGAHWGAEPVPHEAARALGFELPRTARGSAGEERR; this comes from the coding sequence ATGTCCGAGAGCGACCGCATCGCGCGCGACCTCGCGCGCCGCACGCTGGACGCGGCACGCGCCGCGGGACCCGACGCCGTCGCGCCGATCGTCCAGGCGGGCCACCCCGTGCTGCGTGCCGTGGCGCGGCCGTACGACGGCGGGCTCGGTGCCGACGAGCTCACCGAGCTGCTCGCGCTCATGCGCCGCACGATGCGGGCGGCCCCGGGCGTCGGGCTGGCCGCACCGCAGATCGGGATCCCGCTGGCGCTCGCGGTCGTCGAGGACCCGGGGGCGGGTGACGGCGAGGTCGCCGACGTGCGCGAGCGCGCCCCGCTCGCGTACCGGGTGCTGGTCGACCCGTCCTACGAGCCGGTCGACGACGACCAGGTCGCCTTCTACGAGGGCTGCCTGAGCGTCGTCGGGTACCAGGCCGTCGTGGCCCGGGCGCGGACGGTGCGCCTCACGGGGCTCGACGAGACGGGTGCACGGGTCGACGAGGTCCTGCGCGGCTGGCCCGCACGGATCGTGCAGCACGAGACCGACCACCTGCGCGGCACGCTCTACGTCGACCGGGCCATCACCCGCTCGCTGTCCGCGACGGACGCCTGGGGCGCACACTGGGGAGCGGAGCCGGTCCCGCACGAGGCTGCGCGGGCGCTCGGCTTCGAGCTGCCGCGGACGGCACGGGGGAGTGCCGGGGAGGAGAGGCGATGA
- the rplM gene encoding 50S ribosomal protein L13 produces the protein MRTYTPKPGDVERNWYVIDATDVVLGRLASHVATLLRGKHKATFAPHVDGGDFVIVINAEKVALTGNKRETKLAYRHSGYPGGLRATRYVDLLEKHPERAIEKAVRGMLPHTTLGRGQISKLKVYRGAEHPHAAQQPKPFELTQVAQ, from the coding sequence GTGCGCACGTACACCCCGAAGCCCGGCGACGTCGAGCGGAACTGGTACGTCATCGACGCGACCGACGTCGTGCTCGGTCGTCTGGCCAGCCACGTGGCCACCCTGCTGCGCGGCAAGCACAAGGCGACCTTCGCTCCTCACGTCGACGGCGGCGACTTCGTCATCGTCATCAACGCGGAGAAGGTCGCGCTGACCGGCAACAAGCGGGAGACCAAGCTCGCCTACCGCCACTCCGGTTACCCGGGTGGTCTGCGGGCGACCCGTTACGTCGACCTCCTCGAGAAGCACCCGGAGCGTGCGATCGAGAAGGCCGTTCGCGGCATGCTGCCCCACACGACCCTCGGTCGCGGGCAGATCAGCAAGCTCAAGGTCTACCGCGGTGCGGAGCACCCGCACGCGGCCCAGCAGCCGAAGCCGTTCGAGCTCACCCAGGTGGCGCAGTAA
- the truA gene encoding tRNA pseudouridine(38-40) synthase TruA has translation MGPVTGEETRTVRLRLDLAYDGGRFAGWARQPDLRTVQGELEAGLSTVLRSAPRGDPRPRVTVAGRTDAGVHARGQVAHVDVVAGALTAVRGRSDRDDVDALLTRLAGVLPDDLVVRAVHRAPDGFDARFSALRRRYAYRVCDDPATRDPLRRGWVLWHRRPLDVAAMDAAAGTLVGRHDFAAYCKPRPDATTIRTLEAFGWSRPDAGPDAGLVVAHVQADAFCHSMVRALVGASLAVGEGRRPVTWPREILDGRVRHGGATVVPAHGLTLEEVTYPSDDELAGRAEQTRARRSAADLSGPPLAPGCCG, from the coding sequence GTGGGGCCCGTGACCGGTGAGGAGACGCGCACCGTGCGCCTGCGCCTGGACCTGGCGTACGACGGCGGGCGGTTCGCCGGCTGGGCGCGCCAGCCGGACCTGCGCACCGTGCAGGGCGAGCTCGAGGCGGGTCTCTCGACGGTGCTGCGCAGCGCCCCGCGGGGTGATCCGCGGCCGCGCGTGACGGTGGCCGGACGCACCGACGCCGGAGTGCACGCGCGGGGCCAGGTGGCCCACGTGGACGTCGTGGCGGGCGCGCTGACGGCCGTGCGCGGCCGGTCGGACCGGGACGACGTGGACGCCCTCCTGACGCGCCTGGCGGGCGTGCTGCCCGACGACCTGGTGGTGCGGGCCGTGCACCGTGCGCCCGACGGGTTCGACGCGCGGTTCTCCGCGCTGCGGCGGCGCTACGCCTACCGGGTCTGCGACGACCCCGCCACGCGCGACCCGCTGCGGCGGGGGTGGGTCCTGTGGCACCGCCGGCCGCTCGACGTCGCCGCGATGGACGCGGCGGCGGGCACGCTCGTCGGGCGCCACGACTTCGCGGCCTACTGCAAGCCGCGGCCGGACGCGACGACGATCCGCACGCTCGAGGCGTTCGGCTGGTCGCGGCCCGACGCGGGTCCGGACGCCGGGCTGGTGGTGGCCCACGTGCAGGCCGACGCGTTCTGCCACTCGATGGTCCGCGCGCTGGTCGGCGCGAGCCTCGCCGTGGGGGAGGGGCGGCGCCCTGTCACGTGGCCGCGCGAGATCCTCGACGGGCGGGTGCGGCACGGCGGCGCGACCGTGGTCCCGGCGCACGGTCTGACGCTCGAGGAGGTCACGTACCCCTCGGACGACGAGCTGGCGGGTCGTGCGGAGCAGACGCGCGCGCGCCGCAGCGCCGCCGACCTGAGCGGCCCCCCGCTCGCGCCGGGCTGCTGCGGCTGA
- a CDS encoding DNA-directed RNA polymerase subunit alpha: MLIAQRPTLTEEVISEHRSRFSIEPLEPGFGYTLGNSMRRTLLSSIPGAAVTSIRIDGVLHEFSTIPGVKEDVTEIILNIKNLVVSSENDEPVVMYLRKQGSGEVSGADIVPPAGVEVHNPELHLATLNEKGKLEIELTVERGRGYVSANQNKSFDAEIGRIPIDSIYSPVLKVTYKVEATRVEQRTDFDKLIVDVETKPAISPRDALASAGRTLVELFGLARELNVEAEGIEIGPSPTDAALAADLALPIEDLQLTIRSYNCLKREGIHSVGELVARSEADLLDIRNFGAKSITEVKEKLAELGLTLKDSPLDFDPTAAGGYYGDDETDFVEDEQY; encoded by the coding sequence GTGCTGATCGCACAGCGTCCCACCCTGACCGAAGAGGTCATCTCGGAGCACCGTTCGCGGTTCTCCATCGAGCCCCTCGAGCCCGGCTTCGGCTACACCCTCGGCAACTCCATGCGCCGGACGCTCCTGTCGTCCATCCCTGGCGCTGCGGTGACGTCGATCCGGATCGACGGCGTGCTGCACGAGTTCTCGACGATCCCGGGTGTCAAGGAGGACGTCACCGAGATCATCCTCAACATCAAGAACCTCGTCGTCTCCTCCGAGAACGACGAGCCCGTCGTGATGTACCTGCGCAAGCAGGGATCGGGTGAGGTCTCCGGCGCGGACATCGTGCCGCCCGCCGGCGTCGAGGTGCACAACCCCGAGCTGCACCTGGCCACGCTGAACGAGAAGGGCAAGCTCGAGATCGAGCTGACCGTCGAGCGCGGTCGTGGCTACGTGTCGGCGAACCAGAACAAGTCGTTCGATGCCGAGATCGGTCGTATCCCGATCGACTCGATCTACTCGCCGGTGCTCAAGGTGACGTACAAGGTCGAGGCGACCCGTGTCGAGCAGCGCACCGACTTCGACAAGCTCATCGTCGACGTCGAGACGAAGCCGGCGATCAGCCCGCGCGACGCCCTGGCGTCGGCCGGCCGCACGCTGGTCGAGCTGTTCGGGCTCGCCCGTGAGCTCAACGTCGAGGCGGAGGGCATCGAGATCGGCCCGTCGCCGACCGACGCGGCCCTGGCCGCGGACCTGGCGCTGCCGATCGAGGACCTGCAGCTCACGATCCGGTCCTACAACTGCCTCAAGCGCGAGGGCATCCACTCCGTGGGCGAGCTCGTGGCGCGGTCCGAGGCGGACCTGCTCGACATCCGCAACTTCGGTGCGAAGTCGATCACCGAGGTCAAGGAGAAGCTGGCCGAGCTCGGCCTGACGCTCAAGGACAGCCCGCTGGACTTCGACCCCACGGCCGCCGGCGGCTACTACGGGGACGACGAGACGGACTTCGTCGAGGACGAGCAGTACTGA
- a CDS encoding DUF5709 domain-containing protein has product MSEDTPATSTDPALGTEGDSNQLPGEDTMVERGVTDPLDEGITPPERPRPASAHFGETAWEESRGETLEQRVAQEEPEVWEVDAPPAAHRDELRAGRLVEDDDAVEAGGTDQFAVDAGVDGGAASAEEAAVHVIEEEYVGAWATDDDDEVTSQDVGGEEPRTP; this is encoded by the coding sequence ATGAGCGAGGACACCCCAGCAACCAGCACCGACCCGGCACTCGGCACCGAGGGTGACAGCAACCAGCTGCCCGGCGAGGACACGATGGTCGAGCGCGGCGTCACCGACCCGCTCGACGAGGGCATCACCCCGCCCGAGCGCCCGCGACCGGCCTCCGCGCACTTCGGCGAGACGGCGTGGGAGGAGTCCCGCGGCGAGACGCTCGAGCAGCGCGTGGCGCAGGAGGAGCCGGAGGTCTGGGAGGTTGATGCGCCGCCCGCCGCGCACCGCGACGAGCTGCGCGCCGGACGGCTGGTCGAGGACGACGACGCGGTCGAGGCCGGCGGGACGGACCAGTTCGCGGTCGACGCGGGCGTCGACGGCGGCGCCGCGTCCGCCGAGGAGGCCGCCGTGCACGTCATCGAGGAGGAGTACGTGGGCGCCTGGGCCACGGACGACGACGACGAGGTCACGTCGCAGGACGTCGGCGGCGAGGAGCCCCGCACCCCCTGA
- the rpsK gene encoding 30S ribosomal protein S11, which yields MPPKSRTAVRKPRRKEKKNVSHGQAHIKSTFNNTIVSITDPSGAVIAWASSGQVGFKGSRKSTPFAAQLAAEAAARKAQEHGMRKVDVFVKGPGSGRETAIRSLQATGLEVGSIQDVTPQAHNGCRPPKRRRV from the coding sequence ATGCCTCCCAAGTCCCGTACCGCCGTGCGCAAGCCGCGCCGCAAGGAGAAGAAGAACGTCTCCCACGGCCAGGCGCACATCAAGAGCACGTTCAACAACACCATCGTGTCCATCACCGACCCGTCGGGCGCTGTGATCGCCTGGGCGTCGTCGGGCCAGGTGGGCTTCAAGGGCTCGCGCAAGTCCACGCCGTTCGCCGCGCAGCTCGCTGCCGAGGCGGCCGCTCGCAAGGCGCAGGAGCACGGCATGCGCAAGGTCGACGTCTTCGTCAAGGGCCCCGGCTCGGGCCGTGAGACCGCGATCCGTTCGCTGCAGGCCACCGGCCTGGAGGTCGGCTCGATCCAGGACGTGACGCCGCAGGCCCACAACGGCTGCCGTCCGCCGAAGCGTCGCCGCGTCTGA
- the glmM gene encoding phosphoglucosamine mutase: protein MGRLFGTDGVRGLANRDVTAEVALDASVAAAHVLASRGDFAGHRPRALIGRDSRISGEFLSAAVAAGLASAGVDVDNVGILPTPAVAYLTAARGVDIGVVLSASHNPMPDNGIKFLARGGQKLDDDVEAAIEARMGEDWDRPLGADVGRIRMDLNLAGQQYVDHLVATIGGTRLEGLRIVIDCANGAASEVGPVALRQAGADVVVINASPDGRNINEACGSTHPEQLQAAVVAAHADLGVALDGDADRCLAVDATGELVDGDQIMGVLAVAMHERGDLRHDTLVTTVMSNLGLRIAMREAGIATVETGVGDRYVLEAMRAGGFGLGGEQSGHIIMAAHATTGDGLLTALHLAARVVQTGRPLAELAGIVRRLPQILVNVPGVDRSRTDDPVLVEAVAAATASLGDTGRVLLRPSGTEPLVRVMVEAATQQEADAVANELAGVVRERLSL, encoded by the coding sequence ATGGGTCGACTGTTCGGGACCGACGGGGTGCGCGGTCTGGCGAACCGGGACGTCACGGCGGAGGTCGCGCTCGACGCGTCCGTCGCCGCGGCGCACGTGCTCGCCTCACGGGGCGACTTCGCCGGGCACCGTCCCCGTGCGCTGATCGGTCGTGACTCGCGCATCTCGGGCGAGTTCCTCTCCGCGGCGGTGGCCGCGGGTCTGGCGTCCGCGGGCGTCGACGTCGACAACGTCGGCATCCTCCCGACACCGGCGGTCGCCTACCTGACGGCGGCGCGCGGCGTCGACATCGGCGTGGTGCTGTCCGCGTCGCACAACCCCATGCCCGACAACGGCATCAAGTTCCTCGCGCGCGGCGGCCAGAAGCTCGACGACGACGTCGAGGCGGCCATCGAGGCGCGGATGGGTGAGGACTGGGACCGGCCCCTGGGCGCGGACGTCGGTCGGATCCGCATGGACCTCAACCTCGCGGGCCAGCAGTACGTCGACCACCTCGTCGCGACGATCGGCGGCACGCGGCTCGAGGGTCTGCGCATCGTCATCGACTGCGCCAACGGCGCCGCGAGCGAGGTCGGGCCCGTCGCGCTGCGCCAGGCGGGCGCCGACGTCGTGGTCATCAACGCGTCGCCCGACGGCCGCAACATCAACGAGGCGTGCGGGTCCACGCACCCGGAGCAGCTGCAGGCGGCCGTCGTGGCGGCGCACGCAGACCTCGGTGTCGCGCTCGACGGCGACGCCGACCGCTGCCTGGCGGTCGACGCGACCGGTGAGCTCGTCGACGGCGACCAGATCATGGGCGTGCTCGCCGTCGCGATGCACGAGCGCGGCGACCTCCGGCACGACACCCTCGTCACCACGGTCATGAGCAACCTGGGGCTGCGGATCGCGATGCGCGAGGCCGGCATCGCCACGGTCGAGACGGGCGTCGGTGACCGGTACGTGCTCGAGGCCATGCGCGCCGGCGGGTTCGGCCTGGGCGGCGAGCAGTCCGGCCACATCATCATGGCGGCCCACGCCACGACGGGTGACGGCCTCCTGACGGCGCTGCACCTCGCGGCCCGTGTGGTGCAGACCGGCCGCCCGCTGGCCGAGCTCGCGGGGATCGTGCGCAGGCTGCCGCAGATCCTCGTCAACGTGCCGGGCGTGGACCGTTCGCGCACGGACGACCCCGTGCTCGTCGAGGCCGTCGCCGCCGCGACGGCCTCGCTCGGTGACACGGGACGCGTGCTGCTGCGCCCGTCGGGCACCGAGCCGCTCGTCCGCGTGATGGTGGAGGCCGCCACGCAGCAGGAGGCCGACGCCGTCGCGAACGAGCTCGCGGGTGTCGTCCGGGAGCGCCTGTCGCTGTGA
- the infA gene encoding translation initiation factor IF-1 → MAKKDGVIEIEGSVVEALPNAMFRVELANGHKVLAHISGKMRQHYIRILPEDRVVVELSPYDLSRGRIVYRYK, encoded by the coding sequence ATGGCCAAGAAGGACGGCGTCATCGAGATCGAGGGCAGCGTGGTCGAAGCGCTGCCCAACGCGATGTTCCGCGTGGAGCTGGCCAACGGCCACAAGGTGCTCGCGCACATCTCAGGCAAGATGCGCCAGCACTACATCCGGATCCTCCCCGAGGACCGTGTGGTGGTCGAGCTCAGCCCGTACGACCTGTCCCGCGGGCGCATCGTCTACCGCTACAAGTAA
- a CDS encoding ROK family protein has protein sequence MHRPSEPYTLAVDCGGSGIKASVLDAAGTLHAPAVRVPTPYPLPPQRLADTIADIAARLPGAQRATVGVPGMIRHGVVVATPHYVTRSGPRSAVVPELRTAWAGCDVQALLTARLGMPTLVLNDAEVHGAGVVSGTGLELVLTFGTGLGAALFDGGRLAPHLELSHAPVRWGTTYDAYVGEHERARLGDALWSRRVRTVVEGLRPVFHWDRLYLGGGNSRRVSPPTLERLGDDVVVVPNQAGIVGGVRAWDLRTHDA, from the coding sequence GTGCACCGTCCGTCCGAGCCGTACACGCTGGCCGTCGACTGCGGCGGCAGCGGCATCAAGGCGTCCGTGCTCGACGCCGCCGGCACGCTGCACGCTCCGGCGGTGCGCGTCCCCACCCCCTACCCCCTGCCCCCGCAGCGCCTGGCGGACACGATCGCCGACATCGCCGCCCGCCTCCCGGGCGCGCAGCGCGCCACCGTGGGGGTCCCCGGGATGATCCGCCACGGTGTCGTGGTCGCCACGCCGCACTACGTCACGCGGTCGGGGCCGCGCAGCGCCGTCGTGCCGGAGCTGCGCACCGCATGGGCGGGCTGCGACGTGCAGGCGCTGCTGACGGCCCGGCTCGGCATGCCCACGCTCGTCCTGAACGACGCCGAGGTGCACGGTGCCGGCGTGGTGTCCGGCACCGGGCTGGAGCTCGTCCTCACGTTCGGGACCGGCCTGGGCGCCGCGCTCTTCGACGGCGGGCGGCTCGCGCCCCACCTGGAGCTGTCGCACGCCCCGGTCCGGTGGGGCACGACGTACGACGCGTACGTCGGCGAGCACGAGCGGGCGCGCCTCGGGGACGCGCTGTGGTCACGACGGGTCCGCACGGTCGTCGAGGGGCTGCGCCCCGTCTTCCACTGGGACCGGCTCTACCTCGGCGGCGGCAACTCCCGGCGCGTGTCGCCGCCCACGCTCGAGCGGCTCGGCGACGACGTCGTCGTCGTGCCCAACCAAGCCGGGATCGTCGGGGGCGTGCGCGCGTGGGACCTGCGCACGCACGACGCCTGA
- the rpsM gene encoding 30S ribosomal protein S13 — MARLIGVDLPRDKRVEVALTYIFGVGRTRAQQALAATGISPDVRVKDLGDTELVALRDFLEGSFKLEGDLRREIAADIRRKVEIGSYEGLRHRRGLPVRGQRTKTNARTRKGPKRTVAGKKKAGRK, encoded by the coding sequence ATGGCACGTCTCATCGGTGTCGACCTGCCCCGCGACAAGCGGGTCGAGGTCGCCCTCACGTACATCTTCGGGGTCGGGCGCACGCGTGCGCAGCAGGCCCTGGCCGCCACGGGCATCAGCCCCGACGTCCGGGTCAAGGACCTGGGCGACACGGAGCTGGTCGCACTGCGCGACTTCCTCGAGGGCAGCTTCAAGCTCGAGGGTGACCTCCGTCGCGAGATCGCCGCCGACATCCGCCGCAAGGTCGAGATCGGCAGCTACGAGGGTCTGCGTCACCGCCGCGGCCTCCCGGTGCGCGGTCAGCGCACCAAGACCAACGCGCGTACCCGCAAGGGCCCCAAGCGCACCGTCGCCGGCAAGAAGAAGGCCGGGCGCAAGTGA
- the rpmJ gene encoding 50S ribosomal protein L36: protein MKVKPSVKKICDKCKVIRRHGRVQVICENLRHKQRQG from the coding sequence ATGAAGGTCAAGCCGAGCGTCAAGAAGATCTGCGACAAGTGCAAGGTGATCCGCCGGCACGGTCGCGTCCAGGTGATCTGCGAGAACCTGCGCCACAAGCAGCGCCAGGGCTGA
- the rpsI gene encoding 30S ribosomal protein S9, which yields MAQTTVETEYEGDDTPTSYTSETVAPTGRGQSLTAPGQALGRRKEAIARVRLVPGTGQWKINGRALEEYFPNKVHQQLVNSPLKLVDVEGRFDVVARITGGGVSGQAGALRLGIARALNAIDAENNRPALKKAGFLTRDARVVERKKAGLKKARKAPQYSKR from the coding sequence GTGGCTCAGACCACCGTCGAGACCGAGTACGAGGGCGACGACACGCCCACCAGCTACACCTCCGAGACCGTCGCGCCCACCGGCCGCGGGCAGTCCCTCACGGCACCGGGCCAGGCGCTCGGCCGCCGCAAGGAGGCCATCGCCCGCGTCCGTCTGGTGCCCGGCACCGGCCAGTGGAAGATCAACGGCCGCGCCCTCGAGGAGTACTTCCCGAACAAGGTGCACCAGCAGCTCGTCAACTCCCCGCTGAAGCTCGTGGACGTCGAGGGTCGTTTCGACGTCGTCGCGCGCATCACCGGGGGTGGCGTCTCCGGCCAGGCCGGCGCGCTGCGCCTGGGCATCGCCCGCGCGCTCAACGCGATCGACGCGGAGAACAACCGTCCGGCGCTCAAGAAGGCCGGCTTCCTCACGCGTGACGCTCGCGTGGTGGAGCGCAAGAAGGCGGGTCTCAAGAAGGCCCGCAAGGCGCCGCAGTACTCGAAGCGCTGA